In Lates calcarifer isolate ASB-BC8 linkage group LG21, TLL_Latcal_v3, whole genome shotgun sequence, a single window of DNA contains:
- the LOC108876002 gene encoding olfactory receptor 52K2-like, translating to MDNMYNVSSSLVLTGFNLSSENVAPTFLFATLSYMIILFCNLMLILTIVLNKSLHQPMYLILLNLPINDLIGSSGLFPQVIKEILTNSRTIQYSACVAQAFFIHIYAAGTVFTLTAMAYDRYIAICWPLKYNTIMTNAHIMKIITAVWMSCLVLIGVLFLLLLRLPRCRSEMTHPYCDNPSLLALVCEDTTINNIYGLFTVAFSQVIANVMILYTYLQILVACFRSKRSATKAKALQTCATHLIVFLLLEGLGLFTIISYRIKNISPHLRRFMGVSTLIFPPTVNPIIYGLKTKEIREKVWAFFEKVFVE from the exons ATGGACAACATGTACAACGTATCATCCTCTTTAGTGCTGACTGGCTTTAATCTCTCTTCTGAAAATGTTGCTCCTACATTTCTTTTTGCAACTCTGAGCTACATGATCATACTTTTCTGCAACCTTATGCTTATCCTCACCATTGTACTGAACAAATCTCTGCATCAGCCTATGTATCTAATTCTGTTGAACCTTCCTATTAATGACCTCATAGGCTCCTCGGGACTCTTTCCACAGGTCATTAAAGAAATACTGACCAACAGCAGGACAATACAATACTCAGCTTGTGTTGCCCAAGCTTTTTTTATCCACATCTATGCAGCAGGTACGGTGTTTACTCTGACTGCTATGGCATATGATAGATACATTGCCATATGTTGGCCTTTGAAATACAACACTATTATGACTAATGCTCACATCATGAAAATTATCACAGCTGTATGGATGAGTTGTTTGGTGTTAATAGGTGTGCTTTTCCTTCTGCTTTTGCGTTTACCTCGCTGTCGCTCTGAAATGACACACCCCTACTGTGATAACCCATCTTTGCTGGCTCTGGTCTGTGAAGACACAACCATTAATAACATTTATGGGCTTTTTACAGTTGCTTTTTCACAAGTGATAGCTAATGTGATGATTTTGTATACATATCTCCAAATTCTTGTGGCATGCTTTAGATCCAAACGATCAGCCACAAAAGCCAAAGCTCTGCAGACCTGTGCTACACACTTAATAGTTTTTCTCCTGTTGGAGGGCCTGGGACTTTTCACCATCATATcatacagaataaaaaacatttcaccacaTTTAAGAAGATTCATGGGGGTGTCAACATTAATTTTCCCACCAACAGTTAATCCAATAATCTATggcctgaaaacaaaagaaattcgAGAAAAAGTA TGGgcattttttgaaaaagtatTTGTTGAATAA
- the LOC108876003 gene encoding LOW QUALITY PROTEIN: olfactory receptor 49-like (The sequence of the model RefSeq protein was modified relative to this genomic sequence to represent the inferred CDS: deleted 1 base in 1 codon), giving the protein MPLQNGSVTVTEFIIGGFDTTKRPIIAGMVVLITYILAVFANIVNILFIIYDKRLHKPMYLLICNLAVVDILYISSASPTMIGVLVAGVNTISYVSCFIQMFAFHLGGVMEMFALAVMAFDRLVAISYPFQYHSYLTNGRTLVLTYVLWLVACGFVAVLPATLIPLPHCHSTLKYTFCDYAAVMRTTCVDPNYYFNLVSIIIFFFHFFTFFFICLTYIGIIYFVKLSSNNDKKKMGSTCLSHLIVVTCYYCALFILFILTRLGVVLTLEERNGLLIGTIFVPSLVNPFVYCFRTKEIKYKILKIFKRS; this is encoded by the exons ATGCCTTTACAGAATGGTTCAGTCACAGTAACAGAATTTATCATAGGTGGTTTTGACACAACCAAAAGGCCTATTATAGCCGGTATGGTTGTACTGATTACCTACATTCTAGCTGTTTTCGCCAACATTGTAAACATCCTCTTCATTATTTATGACAAGAGATTACACAAACCAATGTATCTTCTGATTTGCAACCTTGCTGTTgttgatatactgtacatctccAGTGCCAGTCCAACAATGATTGGCGTTCTAGTTGCTGGTGTTAACACCATATCCTATGTATCCTGTTTTATTCAGATGTTTGCTTTCCACTTGGGAGGGGTGATGGAAATGTTTGCTTTAGCAGTTATGGCATTTGATCGATTGGTTGCTATCAGTTATCCTTTTCAGTACCATAGTTATTTAACAAATGGACGTACTCTTGTCCTTACATATGTCCTGTGGCTTGTTGCCTGTGGTTTTGTAGCTGTTTTGCCTGCAACTCTGATTCCTCTCCCTCACTGCCACTCAACACTGAAGTACACTTTCTGTGACTATGCTGCTGTAATGCGCACCACTTGTGTCGACCCTAATTACTATTTCAATCTGGTTTCTAtcataata tttttctttcattttttcactttcttttttatttgcctGACCTATATTGGGATCATATATTTTGTGAAATTATCatcaaataatgataaaaagaaaatgggCAGCACTTGTTTGAGTCACTTGATTGTGGTAACATGTTATTATTGTGCGTTATTTATCCTCTTTATTTTGACCAGGTTAGGTGTGGTGTTAACTCTGGAGGAACGCAATGGCTTACTGATCGGAACCATCTTTGTACCATCTCTTGTAAATccttttgtttactgttttagGACGAAAGAAATCAAATATAAGATCTTAAAGATATTCAAAAGAAGTTGA
- the LOC108876041 gene encoding olfactory receptor 6C1-like, which translates to MPLQNGSVTVTEFIIGGFDTTKRPIIAGMAVLITYILAVFANIVNILFIIYDKRLHKPMYLLICNLAVVDILYISSASPTMIGVLVAGVNTISYVSCFIQMFAFHLGGVMEMFALAVMAFDRLVAISYPFQYHSYLTNGRTLVLTYVLWLVACGFVAVFPATLIPLPHCHSTLKYTFCDYAAIMRTTCVDPNYYFNLVSIIIFFLSFFTFFFICLTYIGIIYFVKLSSNNDKKKMGSTCLSHLIVVTCYYCALFILVVLTRLGVVLTLEERNGLLIGTIFVPSLVNPFVYCFRTKEIKYKIFKIFKKVEASQ; encoded by the coding sequence ATGCCTTTACAGAATGGTTCAGTCACAGTAACAGAATTTATCATAGGTGGTTTTGACACAACCAAAAGGCCTATTATAGCCGGTATGGCTGTACTTATTACCTACATTCTAGCCGTTTTCGCCAACATTGTAAACATCCTCTTCATTATTTATGACAAGAGATTACACAAACCAATGTATCTTCTGATTTGCAACCTTGCTGTTgttgatatactgtacatctccAGTGCCAGTCCAACAATGATTGGCGTTCTAGTTGCTGGTGTTAACACCATATCCTATGTATCCTGTTTTATTCAGATGTTTGCTTTCCACTTGGGAGGGGTGATGGAAATGTTTGCTTTAGCAGTTATGGCATTTGATCGATTGGTTGCTATCAGTTATCCTTTTCAGTACCATAGTTATTTAACAAATGGACGTACTCTTGTCCTTACATATGTCCTGTGGCTTGTTGCCTGTGGTTTTGTAGCTGTTTTTCCTGCAACTCTGATTCCTCTCCCTCACTGCCACTCAACACTGAAGTACACTTTCTGTGACTATGCTGCCATAATGCGCACCACTTGTGTCGACCCTAATTACTATTTCAATCTGGTTTCTAtcataatattttttctttcatttttcactttcttttttatttgcctGACCTATATTGGGATCATATATTTTGTGAAATTATCatcaaataatgataaaaagaaaatgggCAGCACTTGTTTGAGTCACTTGATTGTGGTAACATGTTATTATTGTGCGTTATTTATCCTCGTTGTTTTGACCAGGTTAGGTGTGGTGTTAACTCTGGAGGAACGCAATGGCTTACTGATCGGAACCATCTTTGTACCATCTCTTGTAAATccttttgtttactgttttagGACGAAAGAAATCAAATATAAGATCTTTAAGATATTCAAAAAAGTTGAGGCTTCTCAGTAG